In the Gemmatimonadaceae bacterium genome, GGCGTAGATGATGCCGCCGAAGCGCGGCTTCTCGCCGGGCCGTCCCTTGATCAGGCCACGCTGGTTGGCGATCACGCCGACCGCGATGCCGTCGATGCGGGCATCGGCGCAGATGACCTCGCGCGCCAGGTCCGCCTGGAACTCCTGCATCGAGCCGGCATCCACCACCGCGTCGAGGACATGGTGCATGTCGTACGACATGCGGTGGTCGGACGGCAGCACGTCGTAGAGCGACTCCGGCGCGCGGGCCGGTGCCTGCACCGCGATGTCGGCCGTCCGCGCGTCGTGGTGCGCGCCGGGGAGCCGTGCGATCATGTCGCGCAGGAGCTGCAGGCAGTGTGGATCATCGTCCGCCGTGTAGTGCGCCACGCCGCTGACGGCGGTGTGGGTGGCGGCCCCGCCCAGCGTCTCCCCGTCGATGACCTGCCCGGTGGCGCCCTTCACCAGGTTCGGCCCGCCGAGCCCCATGAATGCGGTGCCCTTCACCATCACGATCACGTCGCTGAGCGCCGGCAGGTAGGCACCACCGGCGATGCACGGGCCCATGACGGCCGCGAACTGCGGGATGCGCAGGTACCGCCGCATGACCGAGTTGTAGTGGAAGATGCGCGCGGCGCCGTACTGCCCGGGGAAGACGCCGCCCTGGTAGGGCAGGTTCACGCCGGCGCTGTCGACGAGGTAGACGATCGGCAGGCGGCACCGCATCGCGAGTTCCTGCGCACGGAGGATCTTGCGGATGGTCTCCGGCCACCACGAGCCCGCCTTGACCGTGGCATCGTTGGCCACGACCACCACCTCGCGGCCGTGGACCATGCCGAGCCCCGTGACCACGCCGGCAGCAGGCGCCTGGCCCTCGTACTGGTCATAGGCGACGAGCAGGCCGAGTTCGAGGAACGGGGCGCCGGCATCGCAGAGCCCCGTCACCCGCTCGCGGGCGGTGAGCTTGCCGCGGGCATGCTCCTTCGCGGCGCGCTCCGCCCCGCCCCCTTCCCGCACCCGAGCCTCGACCGCACGCACTGCGTCGCTGAGCTGTCGCAGGCGCGTGGTCACGTCGGCTGCGACTCCCTGTCCGCGAACCAGGTGCGGATGAAGTCCACCAGGTCGGCGGTGCTGGTGCCGGGGCCGAAGAGCTGGCCGACCCCCTGCGCGCGGAGCGCCTCCATGTCCTCCTTCGGGATGATGCCGCCGCCGGTGAGGAGGATGTCGTCGCGCCCCTGCTCCCGCAGCAGGGCCAGCACCCGCGGGAAGAGCGTCATGTGCGCCCCGGACAGGATCGAGAGGCCGACGACGTCCACGTCCTCCTGGACGGCGGCTGTGGCAATCATCTCGGGCGTCTGGTGGAGCCCTGTATAGATCACTTCCATGCCGGCGTCACGGAGGGCGGCGGCGACGACCTTGGCACCACGGTCGTGGCCGTCGAGCCCCGGTTTCGCCACCAGCACGCGAATGGGTCGAGTCATCGGGAGGAGGTCGTGGGAACGTGGGACAGGTGGGAAAATCTAGCGTGCCGCCCGGCGGGCCCGCTGGCGGGGCCGGACCAGCTTCCGCGCGACCAGCAGCATCTCGGCCGAGGTGCGCCGGAGCGGCCGGTCCTCGAGGCCATCGTACACCGCCTCGACCGCCAGTCCGGCGGCGGCACAGAGCTCGACCAGCCGGGTGGCCGTGTAGAGCCGGATCCGGTGCATCCGCTGGCCGCTGCCGGACGGTCCGTGCCAGGTGGTCTGGATGGTGATCTCCCCGCTGAGCGGATCGAACGCGCGATCGTGGCTCACCGTGGTGCCATCGGCCGTCTTCCAGCTGTCGCGGCCCACCCAGCGCGCCACGACGCCGTCGCGGCTCCCGCCGTACCACACCAGGCGCCCGCCCGGGGCCAACACCCGGGCGAACTCGCCGATGACCCGCGCATCGTCCTGCGCGTCGTCGAAGAACCCGAAGGAGGTGAACAGGTTCAGCACGGCGTCGAAGCGCCCGGTCCACTCGGCGGGGAGGGCGCGCATGTCGCCGCGCTTGTAGCGGAGACGCCGGCCGGTGCCGCGCGCCCGGGCCAGCCGCAGGAGCGGCAGGGAGTAGTCGAGCCCCGTCACGTCGTAGCCCGCCTCGGCCAGCAGGTGGGCGTGCCGTCCCTGGCCGCAGGGACAGTCGAGGATGCGCGCCCCGTCAGGCAGTTCGAGCAGTTCCTGCAGCCGCGTCACCTCGGCCCGGTTGATCGTCTCGTGGAAGAGCGGCTCGAACTCGAGCAGGTAGCTCTCGTCGAAGTAGGTCGCCCACCACGGCTCGTCCCCGCCCGTGCGGCGCGTCAGAAGAACACCGGCTCGCGATAGGCGCCGAAGACATCCTCCAGCGCCGCGCGGATCTCGTAGAGCGTGCCGTAGCTGCGGGCGCAGTCGAGGATGAGCGGCACCAGGTTGGCGCTGCCGCGCGCCCCCGCGCGGAGCGCCTCGAGGTGCCGGGCGACGGCGTCGTTGTCACGGCCGGCACGCATCGCCGCCATCCGGGCGCGCTGCTCGCGCTCCGCATCCATGCCGACCTTCAGCAGCGGGATGGTGATCTCCTCGTCGTCGTTGGCGAACGCATTCACGCCCACCACGAGGCGCCGCCGCTGCTCGATCTCCCACTGATGGCGCGACGCGGCCTCGGCGATCTTCCGCTGGAACCACCCTTCCTCCAGGCCCTTCACCACCCCGCCCTGCTCGTCGATCTGTGCGAACAGCGACTCGGCCTCCCGTTCCAGCCGGTCGGTGAGTGCCTCGACGTAGTACGAGCCGCCGAGCGGGTCCATGACATTCGGCACGCCGGTCTCGTGGGCGAGGATCTGCTGCGTGCGGAGGGCCACCTGCACCGCCGCTTCCGTCGGCAGCGCGAGCGTCTCGTCCATCGAGTTGGTGTGCAGCGACTGCGTGCCGCCGAGCACGGCCGCCAGTGCCTGGTAGGCCACGCGTGCCACGTTGTTCATCGGCTGCTGCGCGGTGAGCGTGACGCCGGCCGTCTGCGAGTGGAAGCGCAACATCCACGACTTCGGGTCACGGGCCCCGTATTTCTCACGCAGCACGCGGGCCCAGATGCGGCGTGCCGCCCGCAGCTTCGCGATCTCCTCGAAGAAGTCGTTGTGGATGTCGAAGAAGAACGAGAGGCGGGGGGCGAACGTGTCGACGTCCAGGCCGCGCGCGATGCCGCGCTCGACGTAGGTGAAGCCGTCGGCGAGTGTGAAGGCCAGCTCCTGTGCCGCCGTCGCCCCCGCCTCGCGGATGTGGTAGCCCGAGATCGAGATCGTGTTGAACAGCGGGGCGTGCGTGGCGCTCCACTCGAAGCCGTCGACGATCAGGCGCAGCGCCGGCTCGATCGGGAAGCACCAGGCGTGCTGCGCCATGTACTCCTTGAGGATGTCGTTCTGCACGGTGCCGCGGATCTTCGAGGCCGGCACGCCCTGCTTCTCGGCCGCCGCGACATAGAAGCAGTAGATGATCAAGGCAGGCCCGTTGATCGTCATCGACGTCGAGACCTGGTCGAGCGGGATCCCGTCGAACAGTGTCTCCATGTCGGCCAGCGACGAGATCGAGACGCCGGTCTTGCCGACCTCGCCCTCGGAACGCGGATGGTCCGCGTCGTAGCCCATCAGCGTCGGGAAGTCGAACGCCACCGAGAGGCCGGTCTGCCCCTGCGACAGCAGGAACTTGAAGCGCGCGTTGGTGTCGCGTGCCGACCCGAAGCCGGCGAACTGCCGCATGGTCCAGAGCTTCCCGCGGTACCCGGTGGGATGGATGCCCCGGGTGTACGGCCACGCCCCCGGCACCTCGAGCGCCGTCTCGGGATCGGGGCCGTCGAGTGGCGTGTACAGCGCGTCGACCTCACTGGCCGAGTTGACGTACGCCGTGTCGCGCTTGCTGCCGGCCTCGAAGCGGGCACGCCAGGCGGCCACCTCGGCGCGGAGGCGCGCGAGCTCGTCCTGCTGGTCGCGATCCGTGCCGGAGAGATCGGGAATCGAAGTCATGTCTGGAGCCCCGCCATCAGGGTTGCACTGCGCGCCAGGAGCGCATCAGCGATCGCGAAGGGCGTGGACTCACCACGCTCCAGCGCCGGGATCGCGGCGTCGATGAACGCCTGCGTGCCGGCATCGGACCAGAGCCGCCGGCGCAGCCGGTCCTCGGCCACCTCGACGATGCGCTCGCGCATCCGGCTGCGCCGGCGCGCCGCCAGCCCTCCGGACGCCGCAAGGTAGTCGAAGTGCCGGGTGATGGCCGCGGCCAGTTCCGGGATGCCGCGGCCGTCGGCGGCGACGGTGTTCACCACCGCGGGCACCCAGTTCCCGGTGCCATGCGGATCGGCGCTGGCCTCGCGCGCGGCCCGTCCGGGCGAGAGCGCCTTGCGGGCCTCCTCACGCGCCTCGGCTCCCAGGGCGCGCAGGTCCACGCCGTGGTGCGATGGCACGCCGCGCATCACGTCGCCCATCCGCATGCCGAGCATCAGTTCGATGTCGCCGCGCAGCCGGTCGGCCCCGGGGCGGTCGCTCTTGTTCACCACGAAGAGGTCGGCGATCTCCATCACCCCCGCCTTGAGCGTCTGGATGCTGTCCCCGCTTTCCGGGACGAGCACGACGACGCTGGTGTCGGCGGTGCGCGCCACATCGAGCTCACTCTGGCCCACGCCGACCGTCTCGATCAGGATGCGATCGAAGCCGAATCCGTCGAGCACGTCGCAGGTTTCGCGGGTGGCGGCCGCCAGCCCGCCCAGCGAGCCGCGGGTGGCCATCGAGCGGATGTAGACCCCCGGGTCGAGGGCGACCCGCTCCATGCGGATGCGGTCGCCGAGCAGCGCGCCGCCGGTGAACGGCGACGTCGGGTCCACCGCGACCACCGCCACCGTCAGTCCCTCCGTGCGCATCGCCTCGACGAGTGCCGTGGTGATGGTGCTCTTGCCGGCGCCAGGCGGGCCGGTGATGCCGATGCGGCGCGCACGCCCGAGCCGCGGGTGCAGCGCCGCCAGCAGCGCATCGAACCCGTCGCGATGGTTCTCGACGATGGAGATGGCGCGGGCGAGGGCCGCGCGCTGCCCGGCATCGAACCGCGCCAGCAGCGACGCGATGGCGGGAGGCGGGGTGAGGGACTGCGCGACGGGCTCGGTCATGGCAGCGGCGCGTGTGGGTGGTGCTCGTCGTGCTCGTCGTCGATGTCACCGACGACCTCCTCGAGCAGGTCCTCCAGCGTGACCAGCCCGAGCACAGGCCCGTCGCCCTCGCGCACGATGGCCAGGTGCTGGCGGTTCTGGAGCATCGCGAACAGCTGGTCGCTGCACTTGCGGTCGATCGAGGCGGTGCCGACGGGCCGCAGCGGCAGCGCCTCCTCGCCTTCACTGGTGAGGACGTCGCGCACGTGCACCATCCCGACCACGCGGTCGAGCGAGCCGGCATAGACCGGCACGCGACTGTACCCCGACTGCGCGATCTGGCGCGCCTGGTCGGCATGCGAGAGCCCGACCTCGAGCGCGAAGACCTGGTCGCGGGGCGTGAGCACGTCGCGCAGCGTCTTGTCGCCGAACTCCACCAGCCCGGTGATGATCTCCCGCTCCCCCGGCAGGCTCACGCCCTCACGCTCGCCCTCGCGGAGCAGCACCTCGAGCGCCTCGCGCTCCACCTCGGCGGGCGTGCCGGCGAGCTCCGGTCGCAGCAGTCGCTCGAGCGCGCGGGCCGGCAGGAGGAACACGCCGAGCAGCACTTCCACCACCTGCAGCAGCGGCAGGAGGAACGGTGACAGCGGCACGGCCCAGCGCTGCCCGATCGCACGGGGGATCGCGAGGCCGGCGACCAGCACGCCGACCGCCGTCACCACCAGCCAGGCCGCCAGCGCCGTCGGCCGTGCCTGCAGCGTGATGGCGAGCATGGCCCCGCCCGCGAGGACGATCGTGGCGGCGCCGGCGCCGGCGGCGAGCTGGAGGCGTTGCGGCTGCTCGAGATACGCCTCCGCCAGCGCGGCACCACGCAGCCGCTGTTCCACCCAGTGGCGCAGCCAGATGCGGCTCACCGCCCGCACGGCGTGTGAGGCGAGTGTCATCGACGCCACGCCGGCGACGATCAGGATCACGAGCAGGAGCGGGCCGATCATGCCTCATCCCCCTCGTCGGCGGGCTCCGCCACCGGGTCCAGCCGCTCGAAGTACACGCGCAGCACCTGGCGCCGCCGCACCTGCTCGACCACCACGCGGAACCCCGCGATCTCGAGGCGCTCCCCGGGACGCGGCACGCGACCCAGCCGCTCCATCACCAGGCCGCCCACCGTGCCGACTTCCTCGCTCTCGATGTCCACCCCGAGCGTCTCCGAGAGCTCGTCGAGCGTCACGCGGCCGTGCACCCAGAACTCGCGCCCGTCGCGGCTGTCGAACTGCCGCTCCGCCTCGGCATCGTGCTCGTCGTCGATCTCGCCGACGACCTCCTCGAGGATGTCCTCGATGGTCACGACGCCGGCGGTGCCGCCGTATTCATCCATCACGATCGCCATGTGGGTGCGCTGAGCGCGGAATTCGCGCAGCAGTGCGTCGATCGGCTTCGTCGGCGGGATGTAGAAGCCGGGCCGCATGCGACGGATCCAGCCCCCCTCCGGCTCGGCGTCGTCGAGGATGTCGGCGAGCAGGTCCTTCACGTACAGCACGCCGATCACGTCGTCGATCTGCTCCTTGTACACCGGCAGGCGCGAGTGCGCCGACGCGCGGAAGCGGTCGACCACCTCGGACCATGGCGTGTCGCGGTCCAGCGCCACCAGCTCGACGCGCGGCGTCATGATCTCCTGCACCTGCGTCTCGCCGAGGGAGAAGGCCCCTTCGAGGAGGGTCTTCTCCTTGCCGGTGACATCCGCCTCGGCGGCGACCACGTCGAGGAACTGCTCGGTTGCGACATCATCGGCATCGGCATCGGCCTTTGCCACCGGGAAGCTCGCGGCGAGGCCGTGCTCGGTCTTCTCCATCAGCAGCACGATCGGGGTCGCGAGCAGCGTGATGAAGGCCGCCCAGCCCGACAGCCAGTTGCTGGGCGTGGCGGCCCGCGTTGCGCCGACCGTGCGCGAGAACGTCTCGGCGGCGCCCACGGCCACCAGCAGCAGCACGAGCGTGGCGAGCAGTTCCGGGCCGTCCTCGCCCCACAGGGTCGGGGCGGCGGCACCGGCGCCGAGGAAGCAGAGCAGTCGCGTGCCACTGAGCGCGCGGTGGACACGATCGCGATCGCGCACGAGCCAGGCACGCCGGACGTCGTCGGCGGGTCCGGCCGTGAGGCTCGAGACGAGCCCGTCCGCGGCGACGCATGCGCCGGCGGCGAGCATGAGCGATGCGAAGAGGAGCCAGGGCAGCATGTCGCTCAGACGAGGCCGCGACGGATGGCGGCGCGCAGGTACTTCTCCTGCGCGCGCCACATCGGCGACGTGAGTCGGCCGTCACCCTCCGGATGCTCGTTACCCAGCGCGTGCAGGGCACCATGGATCACCAGGCGGGCGAGCTCCTCGCGCACCGGGACCTTCCACGCCTTCGCGTTCGCGCGCGCGACATCGGGACAGATGTACACGTCGGCGGTCACCGGCGCGTCGGCGGAGGGGCGCGTGAGCTCGAAGGTGATGATGTCGGTGGCCCCGGGATGCCCGAGCTGCTCCCGGTGCATGCGCGCCATGGCGCGCGACGTCAGGAACGTCACGCTGATCACGGCATCGGGAACCTGCTCGGCCCGCAGCGTGAGGTGCACCAGCGCCGTCACGCGCGCCGCACTGAGGGGCGCACGCATGCCGGGCGCGCTCATCTCGACCTGGACGGCCATCAGCGCCGCCCCGTGGTGCGAGCGGCGCTGCGTCGCTGTGGAGGCTCAGTTGCCGCTGTCATGTGCATAGGCCCGGATGATGTCGCGCACGAGCCGGTGCCGGACGACGTCGGCCTCGCTGAAGTAGTGGAACGCGATGCCCTCGACGCCGGGCAGGATGCGCTCGACCTGCATCAACCCGGACTGCTCGCGCGTCGGCAGGTCGATCTGGGTCTTGTCGCCGGTGATGACGATCTTCGAGTTCACGCCGAGGCGCGTGAGGAACATCTTCATCTGCGCGTTGGTGGCGTTCTGGGCCTCGTCGAGGATCACGAATGCGTCACCGAGCGTGCGGCCGCGCATGAACGCCAGCGGGGCGATCTCGATCACGCGGGTCTCGAGCGCCTTGATCACGCGCTCGGGGGGCATCATCTCGTCGAGCGCATCGTAAAGCGGGCGCAGGTACGGGTCGACCTTGGCCTGCATGTCACCCGGCAGGAAGCCCAGGGACTCCCCGGCCTCCACCGCCGGCCGGGCGAGCACGATCTTGCGCACGCGCTTGCGCATGAGGGCATCCACGGCAGCCGCCACGGCCAGGTACGTCTTGCCGGTGCCGGCCGGCCCGATGCCGACCACGATGTCGTGCTCGGCGATCTTCTGGAGGTACTCCGCCTGGCCGGGGGTCTTGGCCTGCACGACGCGCTTGATGCCGGGCAGCGCCAGCCGCGACGGGTCGATCGGCCCGGCGTCGCTGCCCGCGTCCTCCGACATGCGCAGCACGTCGTCGGCGGTGAACGAGGCCCGCTGCCGGGCCGCCTCCACCATGCGCTGCGCCGTGTGCATGGCGCGGTCCACCGCGGTCGGCTCACCCGCGAGCGTGATCGCCTCGCCCCGCATGCCGACGCGCACCCCGTGGATCCGACCCAGCTCGACGAGGTTCGAGTCGTTCACGCCCGCCAGCGTGAGCAGGTCGGCGCCTTCCGTCGACACCTTCTGCGTCACCAGGGTGGTTCCCGTCACGAGGGCTCCTTGATCTGCACGGCGATGTTGAGCGCGCTGAGGTCGCGCTCACTGACCGGACTCGGTGCACCCTCGAACAGGGCGCGGGCCGCAGTGGTCTTGGGGAATGCAATCACGTCGCGCAGCGATGTGGAACCGGCCAGCAGCATCGCGATCCGGTCGAAGCCCAGCGCGAAGCCGCCGTGGGGCGGCGCGCCGGCGCCGAGGCCGTCGAGCAGGAAGCCGAACCGGCGCTGGATCTCATCCTTCGGCACCTTGAGCAGGCGGAAGATCGTCTCCTGCACGACGGGATCGGTGATGCGGATGGAGCCGGAGCCGAGTTCGTTGCCGTTGTAGACGGCGTCGTAGTGCATGGCGCGGCATTCCCACGGGGCGGACTCGAGCTTGCCGGTGTCGTCAGGGTGCGGTGCGGTGAAGGGGTGGTGCGATGGTGTGTGCTCGCCTGTGGCCGCATCCAGCTCGAACAGCGGGAAGTCCACGATCCAGCAGAAGGCGTGCGCCGTGGTGGGCGCCTGTCCGGGGCGGCGGGTGAGCTCGAGGCGCACCTGGCCCAGCGCGGGGAGCACCGCGGCGTTCGCCCCGACGCCGGCGACCAGCAGGTCGCCCACGGTGCCGCCGATCGCCTCGAGGGTCGCCGTGCCGAACGCCTTCGTGCCCTGCCCTTCCCAGCCGGCATCGGTGCGCTTCGCCCAGAGCAGGCCGCCAAGCCCGTTCGCCTTCGCGATCGCGGCCAGCGCATCGACCTCCTTCCGCGACAGCGCAGCACCACCGGGCACCCGGATCCCGCGCAGGGTGCCGCCGGTGGCGAGGCCATCCTGCACGAATGCCGCCGCATCACCCTGCACCTGCGCCGTCCAGTCCTCCAGCTCCAGGCCAAAGCGCATGTCGGGCTTGTCGATGCCGAAACGCTCCATCGCCTCGTGCCACGACAGGCGCGGGAACGGCGTCGCCACCGCGTGGCCCGCCTCCGCCCAGAGTGCCACGAGCACGCGCTCGATGGTGGCCTGCACGTCCTCCTGTGTCACGAACGCGCACTCGATGTCGATCTGCGTGAACTCCGGCTGGCGGTCGGCGCGCAGGTCCTCGTCGCGGAAGCAGCGCGCGATCTGGAAGTACCGATCGAAGCCCGCCACCATCAGCAGCTGCTTGTAGATCTGCGGCGACTGCGGCAGCGCGTAGAACTCGCCCGGGTGCACGCGGCTCGGCACGAGGTAGTCGCGGGCGCCCTCGGGCGTGGTCTTGGTGAGGATCGGCGTCTCGATCTCGAGGAAGCCGTGCGAGGCGAGGGCGTGCCGCGCCACCTGCAGCAGCCGGTGCCGCAGGATCAGGTTCGCCTGCAGTTCCGGGCGGCGCAGGTCGAGGATGCGGTGCTTGAGCCGCAGTTCCTCGGCCGCGAGCTTCTCGTCCTTGCCGCGTGCCACGGGGATCGCCGGCGTCGCCGCCGGGCCGACCACCCGCAGCGCCGTGACCTGCAGCTCGATGGTGCCCGTCTCGAGGTCGCGGTTCACCATCTCCACCGGGCGTGCCGCCACCACCCCCTCGACCTCCACCACCGTCTCCGCGCCGAGGCGGCCCGCGAGGGCGATCACCTCCGGGGGGGAGAAGCGCGGGTCACAGGTGGCCTGGAGCAGCCCCGCGCGGTCGCGCAGGTCCAGGAACACGATCGAGCCGAGGGAACGGTTGCGATGCACCCAGCCGCCAAGCCGGACGGTCTCACCGGCGTGACCGGCACGCAGTTCGCCGCAGAGATGGGTGCGACGGGCAGTGGCGAAGAGCGAGGGAACGGTCACGCAACGAGCTCCCGGCGCCGCATGAGCGCCGACACGAGAGAGAGTCCGGTCACCGCGCCCGCGGTGTCGGCCATCCAGTCGCGCGCATCCATGCGACGACTGGGAATGAACTGCTGGTGCCACTCATCGAGCGCACCGAGCGCGGAGACGACGACCACCCAGAGCAATGCGCGGCGCACCGACCCGGTCATCGCCGCCCACGCGACGGCGGCGCCGAGGATGGCGTAGGCCGTGAAGTGCACGACCTTGTCGCTGTTGTGCGGCATAGCGGGTGGACGTGGCCACGACGTCGCCGTCGCGATCCCGATCACGACGGCCAGCGGGAGCAGCCAGCGCATCCAGCGCGGGACGCCGCCACGCCCGGGCGCACCACCCGGCCTGCCGTTCAGGGAACCTCCGCGCCGACGAGCCGCTGCATGAACGCCTCCGCGCTGCCGGCGCGGGCCAGATCATCCCGCACCGCCTCGTTGCGGAGCATGCGCGAAATGCGGCCGAGCGCGCGGACATGCGCGCCGGCGGCATTCTCGGGGCCGAGGAGCAGGAAGAAGAGCGAGACCGGCTGTCCGTCGAGTGCATCGAACGCGATCGGCTCCGGTGCGACGCCGGCGGCGAGCACCACCCGATCCACCTCTCCCGTCCGGCCGTGCGGAATGGCGATCGCGCTCCCGATGCCTGTGCTGAGGAGCCGCTCGCGCTCCAGCACGGCGGCGACGATGCGTTCGAGCGCGTCAGGTCCGGCCGACGGCAGCGCGAGCTGGACCAGCTCACGCAGCACGTCGCCCTTCGTATGACTCGCCAGCGGAACCTTGACGCGCTCCGGTATCAGGAGATCGGACAGCACTGCTCGATGGTGTCGGGGAAAAGGTGAAAGCTAGCAGCCCCGGCACCTCCCGGGTAGCGACGCAGCGCGCAACGCATTGCGGGACATGGCCTTGGCGCACTTCGCCGGGTCCCGGCGCGCGCGTCCGGGCACCCCCGGCCGCACGGTGCCCGTTAGCTTGCGGAGTGACCGACCCAATCAACCTCCTCGACCTGACCCCGGCCGCAGCCGCGGCGACGCTGCGCGACGCGATGGAGGCGCTCGGTCAGCCGGCCTACCGTGCCGCTCAGGTGCTGCGACGGCTGTGGGTGAACCCGGCGCCCGATTTCGCCGCCATGCGCGAACTGCCGCCGTCGCTGCGGGAGGCGCTCGCCGCGCGCTTCACGCTCCCGCGGCTGACGCTCGCCGTGCGCCAGGCATCGACCGACGGCACCGAGAAGTTCCTCTTCACGCTCGCCGACGGCCAGTCGATCGAGACGGTCGCCATTCCCGACGGCGACCGGATGACGTTCTGCCTCTCGTCACAGGCCGGCTGCGCGCTGGCCTGTGCCTTCTGTGCCACGGGTGTGATGGGGTTCCAGCGGAACCTCGCGGTGCACGAGATCGCCGGTCAGGTGCGGGAACTGGCGCTGCTCGACCCGCCCGTGCGGGCGTCGAACATCGTGTTCATGGGTATGGGCGAGCCGCTCATGAACTGGCGCGCCGTGGACCCGGCGCTGACGATCCTCAATGCCCCCGAGGGGTTCGGGATCGGCGCCCGCCACATCACGGTGAGCACCGTCGGCGTGCTTCCCGGCATCGTCGCGCTCGGTGAGCGCCCGGAGCAGTTCCGGCTCGCCATCTCGATCCATGCCCCGAACGACGCGCTGCGCCAGGAGCTGATGCCGGTGAACACGAAGTTCCCGCTGGCCGACGTGATCGCTGCCGCCGCGACCTTCGACCGCCGCGTCACGTTCGAGTACGTGATGCTCGGCGGCGTGAACGACCGGCGGACCCACGCACAGCAGCTCGCCGCCCTGGCGCGGGACTGCAAGGCGTTCGTGAACCTGATCCCGTTGCACCCTGGTGGCGGACTCGGGTTCGAGCCGACGCCGCGCGACGGCATCCATCAGTTCGCGACGATGATCCGCGATGCCGGTGTGGAGGTGGCCATCCGCCGCAGCCGCGGCCTGGACATCAGCGCCGCCTGCGGGCAGCTGCGCGTGGAGAAGCTCGGCCGCAGGCGCATCGCGTCACCATCCTGAGCCGGGTGGGGGCCGGGGGACGCCCGGTCAGGGATGGAACGCGTCGGCTGGTGGGCGATACGACGTGCCGAGTTTCACCGTGAGGTCCAGTCCCCGGTCGAGCGAGTCGCGCCCACGCTCCACCTGCGCGCCGCCGAGCACGCGCGCCATCCGTTCGGCAGCCTCCGGCTTGTTGCTGTAGTCCACGACGACGGTCCCGCTTCGCCGCCCGCCCGGATCGGTGCCGTAGGTGACGACGTCGAAGCCGCGGTCGCGGATCAGGAACGTGGCACGTCGTGCGAGCCCGGCGACGCCGCTGGCATTGAGCACCTCGACCAGCACCCGCTGCCCCTGCGGCGCGCTGGTGGTGTCGCCGGTCGCAACGATGGAGTCGCGCTGCGTGAAGCGGCGCGCACCGAACACACCGACCGCGATCACGGCAAGCGCGAAGCCGCCCAGCAACAACTGCCGGCCACGCGTCATCGGACCGCGTTCCACATCGCGACGGTCTCGGGGTGCAGTCCCTTCCCTTCTCGCAGCGACCATTCGAGCCGCACCTTCACGACCTGGCGGAAGACTCCTGCGAAGTCGCCGGGGACCATCTGCGCCAGCCAGGCCCGTTCTGCCAGCATGAACTTGCGGCCGGGCTCGAGGAAATCGGCCATGAAGAGCGCCTGGCCGGTGCGACCCCACCCCGGATTGCCGAGGGTGTGCCAGCGGATGGCGTCGAGGACGTCACGGCGTGGCTCACCGAGCGCCTCGAGGCGCGCCGCCGCCGCCGGCCCGTGCAGGATCTCGACCGGCGCATGGAGGTCGCCGGAGAGTTCGCGCAGCAGTTCCTCGTCGGCATCGCGCAGGGCGTCGTGCCAGATGCCGGCATCGTGCCAGGCGGTGCGCTCGCCGGCCGGGATGTCCATGGCCCTTGCCCAGCCATCGAGCAGGTCGGTCACGCGAGCGATGTGCTCGCGGCGCTTGGGCGAGGCGACGGCCCAGGGAGGCAGCTTCATGACGTGAGCGGGGACGGTGCGCATTCGGACGGCGGGAAAGGTTCGCCAAGTCGGTGGTTGTCGAGCAGTCGGGTGGAGCCGACGCGCACCGCGAGGATGATGCACCGCCCGGGTGCGGCGGTGGTGGAGGGCGCGAGGTCGGTGGGGTCGACGATCGCGAGGTAGTCGACCGTCGCGCGCGGCTCGGCGGCGAGACAGGCCAGGCCGATGGCGCAGAGTGCGGCGCCGTCCCGTTCCCCGCCGGTGAAGGCGTCGCACATCGCGCGCAGCGTGTCAGGCAGCACACGGGCGGCGCGGCGCTGTGC is a window encoding:
- a CDS encoding DUF21 domain-containing protein encodes the protein MIGPLLLVILIVAGVASMTLASHAVRAVSRIWLRHWVEQRLRGAALAEAYLEQPQRLQLAAGAGAATIVLAGGAMLAITLQARPTALAAWLVVTAVGVLVAGLAIPRAIGQRWAVPLSPFLLPLLQVVEVLLGVFLLPARALERLLRPELAGTPAEVEREALEVLLREGEREGVSLPGEREIITGLVEFGDKTLRDVLTPRDQVFALEVGLSHADQARQIAQSGYSRVPVYAGSLDRVVGMVHVRDVLTSEGEEALPLRPVGTASIDRKCSDQLFAMLQNRQHLAIVREGDGPVLGLVTLEDLLEEVVGDIDDEHDEHHPHAPLP
- a CDS encoding HlyC/CorC family transporter; the encoded protein is MLPWLLFASLMLAAGACVAADGLVSSLTAGPADDVRRAWLVRDRDRVHRALSGTRLLCFLGAGAAAPTLWGEDGPELLATLVLLLVAVGAAETFSRTVGATRAATPSNWLSGWAAFITLLATPIVLLMEKTEHGLAASFPVAKADADADDVATEQFLDVVAAEADVTGKEKTLLEGAFSLGETQVQEIMTPRVELVALDRDTPWSEVVDRFRASAHSRLPVYKEQIDDVIGVLYVKDLLADILDDAEPEGGWIRRMRPGFYIPPTKPIDALLREFRAQRTHMAIVMDEYGGTAGVVTIEDILEEVVGEIDDEHDAEAERQFDSRDGREFWVHGRVTLDELSETLGVDIESEEVGTVGGLVMERLGRVPRPGERLEIAGFRVVVEQVRRRQVLRVYFERLDPVAEPADEGDEA
- the ybeY gene encoding rRNA maturation RNase YbeY gives rise to the protein MAVQVEMSAPGMRAPLSAARVTALVHLTLRAEQVPDAVISVTFLTSRAMARMHREQLGHPGATDIITFELTRPSADAPVTADVYICPDVARANAKAWKVPVREELARLVIHGALHALGNEHPEGDGRLTSPMWRAQEKYLRAAIRRGLV
- a CDS encoding PhoH family protein, which translates into the protein MTGTTLVTQKVSTEGADLLTLAGVNDSNLVELGRIHGVRVGMRGEAITLAGEPTAVDRAMHTAQRMVEAARQRASFTADDVLRMSEDAGSDAGPIDPSRLALPGIKRVVQAKTPGQAEYLQKIAEHDIVVGIGPAGTGKTYLAVAAAVDALMRKRVRKIVLARPAVEAGESLGFLPGDMQAKVDPYLRPLYDALDEMMPPERVIKALETRVIEIAPLAFMRGRTLGDAFVILDEAQNATNAQMKMFLTRLGVNSKIVITGDKTQIDLPTREQSGLMQVERILPGVEGIAFHYFSEADVVRHRLVRDIIRAYAHDSGN
- the aspS gene encoding aspartate--tRNA ligase, with the protein product MTVPSLFATARRTHLCGELRAGHAGETVRLGGWVHRNRSLGSIVFLDLRDRAGLLQATCDPRFSPPEVIALAGRLGAETVVEVEGVVAARPVEMVNRDLETGTIELQVTALRVVGPAATPAIPVARGKDEKLAAEELRLKHRILDLRRPELQANLILRHRLLQVARHALASHGFLEIETPILTKTTPEGARDYLVPSRVHPGEFYALPQSPQIYKQLLMVAGFDRYFQIARCFRDEDLRADRQPEFTQIDIECAFVTQEDVQATIERVLVALWAEAGHAVATPFPRLSWHEAMERFGIDKPDMRFGLELEDWTAQVQGDAAAFVQDGLATGGTLRGIRVPGGAALSRKEVDALAAIAKANGLGGLLWAKRTDAGWEGQGTKAFGTATLEAIGGTVGDLLVAGVGANAAVLPALGQVRLELTRRPGQAPTTAHAFCWIVDFPLFELDAATGEHTPSHHPFTAPHPDDTGKLESAPWECRAMHYDAVYNGNELGSGSIRITDPVVQETIFRLLKVPKDEIQRRFGFLLDGLGAGAPPHGGFALGFDRIAMLLAGSTSLRDVIAFPKTTAARALFEGAPSPVSERDLSALNIAVQIKEPS
- a CDS encoding VanZ family protein; this translates as MRWLLPLAVVIGIATATSWPRPPAMPHNSDKVVHFTAYAILGAAVAWAAMTGSVRRALLWVVVVSALGALDEWHQQFIPSRRMDARDWMADTAGAVTGLSLVSALMRRRELVA